In Lapillicoccus jejuensis, the DNA window CAGCAGCATGAGGCCGATGACGGTCAGGCCCGCCTGGCTCGCCTTGTCCGCGTTGGCGAAGACCGACGCGTAGTCGACCTTCCCGAACTGGAAGACCATCGTCATGATCGCGATGGACAGGCCGAGGTCACCGACGCGGTTGGCGACGAACGCCTTGTTGGCCGCGGACGCGTAGCTCGGGTTGTAGTTCCAGAACCCGATGAGCAGGTACGACGCGAGACCCACGCCCTCCCAGCCGACGTACAGCAGGAGGTAGCTGTCGGCCGTGACGAGCAGCAGCATCGCCGCGACGAAGAGGTTGAGGTAGGCGAAGAACCGGCGCTTGTCCTTGTCGTGCTCCATGTAGCCCAGGGAGTAGACGTGGATGAGCGAGCCGACGAACGTGATGAGCAGGACGAACACGACCGAGAGCGGGTCGAGCAGCTGCCCGGCGTCGAGGGTGAAGGAGCCGACCGAGATGAACGGGAACAGGTGCAGGTGCATGGCCCGGTCGCCCTCGGGGCGGCCGGCCATCGCGATGACGACGAGCAGGCCGACGACGAAGGCGCCCCAGGAGAGCACGGTCGCGAGGTAGGGACCCCACGAGTTGGTGCGCCTCCCCCCGAGGAGCAGGATCGCGGCCCCGAGCGCCGGCAGGGCGACGAGGAGCCAGGCGTACGACGTGACGCCTGACGCGGTGATGGTGTGCAAGCCTCGGCGCTCCTTCTACAGCTTCAGCAGGTTGGCGTCGTCGACCGAGGCCGACCGGCGGGCGCGGAAGATCGCCATGATGATCGCGAGGCCGACGACGACCTCCGCGGCGGCGACGACCATGACGAAGAGGGCGATGACCTGCCCGTCCAGCGACCCGTGGATCCGCGCGAAGGTGACGAACGCGAGGTTCGTCGCGTTCAGCATGAGCTCGACGCCCATGAACACGATGATCGCGTTGCGGCGCAGCAGGACCGTGGCCCCGCCGATCGCGAAGAGGATCGCCGACAGGTAGATGTACCAGATGAGGTTCACCGGGTGATGCCTTCCTCGATCTCGGCCTCGATGGCCGCCTCGGCGGCGTGGTAGTCGTCGGGGCGGGAGACCTGGTCGCGCGAGACGAGCACGCGGGAGACCGACAGGGCGGACGGGGTGCCGTCCGGCAGCAGGGCGGGCGTGTCGACGGCGTTGTGGCGCGCGTAGACGCCCGGCGCGGGCAGGCCGGCGACGAACTTGTTCTCGCGGACGCGGCGCTCGGCCCACTCGCGCTGGCCGAGCTTCTCGCCGAGCCGCTCGCGGTGGGCGAGGACCATGGCGCCGATCGCGGCGGTGATGAGCAGGGCCGAGGTCAGCTCGAAGGCCCAGACGTACTGGCCGAAGATCAGCTGGGCGACACCGGAGACGTTGCCGCCACCGCTGCCGTCGGCCGGGTTGTTGACCGCGTCGAGCCCGACGGCCGTCGGCAGGGTCGCCGTGCGCAGCGAGGCGAGCATGAGGACGGCCAGGCCGACCCCGAGCACCCACGCCCAGGTGCGCTGGCCCTTGATCGTCTCGACGACCGAGTCGGCCGAGTCGACGCCGACGAGCATGAGGACGAAGAGGAAGAGCATCATCACGGCGCCGGTGTAGACGAACACCTGGACGACGCCGAGGAACGGCGCCGACTCCATGACGTAGAGCACGCCGAGGTTGACCATGACGAAGGCCATGCACAGGGCCGCGTGGACCGCCTTGCGGGCGAAGATGAGCCCGAGGGCGGCGACGACCATGAGGATCCCGAGGATCCAGAAGGCGACGGCCTCACCGGTGGACGCCATCAGGACCTCCTCCTGCTCGCCGCGGAGTCCGTGGGCTTCGCGGGCTCGGTGCCGACGAGGCCGGTGACCTCGTCGGCGTGCTCGGCCACCCAGGTGCGCTGCTCGTCCGAGGCCGCCGTGACCTTGCCCTGGTAGTAGTCGCGCTCCTCCATGCCGGTCACCATCGGGTGCGGCGCGGGGAGCATGCCCTGCTGGACCGGGGCGAGCAGCTGGTCCTTGGTGAAGATCAGGTCGGCGCGGTTGTCGTCGGCCAGCTCGTAGTCGTTGGTCATCGTCAGCGCGCGCGTCGGGCAGGCCTCGATGCACAGGCCGCAGAAGATGCAGCGCAGGTAGTTGATCTGGTAGACGCGGCCGTAGCGCTCCCCCGGCGAGAAGCGGCCCTGGCCGCCCTCGGAGATGGGGGTGTCGTCGTTGTTCGCGCCCTCGACGAGGATCGCGTCGGCCGGGCAGGCCCACGCGCACAGCTCGCAGCCGACGCACTTCTCGAGCCCGTCGGGGTGACGGTTGAGCTGGTGACGGCCGTGGTAGCGCGGCGCCGTGGGACGCGGCTTCTCCGGGTACTCCTCGGTGAGGACCTTGCGGAACTGGGTCGCGAAGGTCACGCCGAAGCCGCCGACGGGGGCGTACCACGGGGGTCGCTTCTCGTCGGTGCCCGACGTGCTCGAGGCGGCCGACGCGCGCCCGTCCCCGGCGGAGGGGACGGGGCGGCGTACGGGACGCTCGGCGGGCGGCTGGGGCGGGGTGGCGTCGTCAGCCACGACCGTCCTCCTTGGCTCGGGGGATGGGACGGGTGGACGTGCCGCCGGCGCCGACGGCCGGCGTGCTGCTCGAGCCGACCAGGCCGGCGGTGACCGGGCGGGCGGGCTCGACGAGGCGCTGGCCGGGCAGCGGCGGGACGGGGAAGCCGCCCGCGAACGGGTCGACCTCGGTCGGGGGCTTGCGCGCCGCGAGCTGCTCCTCCTGCTCGGCCCGCTTGAGGTCCCAGACCCAGGCGCCGGCGAGGGCCAGCACGGCGATGATGCCGACGACGAAGAGCGTCGCGGTCTGGAACTGCAGGGCGCCGAGGACGAAGGTGCCCTGGCCGAACCAGCCGTTCTGGGCCCCGCGGATGAAGGCGACGACGACGACCCAGACGAGGGTGCCGGGGATCATCACCTTCCAGCCGAAGCGCATGAACTGGTCGTAGCGCACGCGGGGCAGCGAGCCGCGGACCCACACGAAGCCCCAGATGAAGAGCCAGAGCTTGGCGGTGAACCACAGGACGCCCCACCAGCCCTCGTTGAACATGCCGCCGTTGATCGACGAGATCCCGATCGGGGCGCGCCAGCCGCCGAGGAAGACGGTGGTGGCCAGCGCCGACACGACGAACATGTTGATGTACTCGCCGAGGAAGAACATGGCGAAGCGCATCGAGGAGTACTCGGTGTGGAAGCCACCGGTCAGCTCGCCCTCGCCCTCGGCGAGGTCGAAGGGCAGCCGGTTGGTCTCGCCGAGCATCGTGACGACGTAGACCGCGAAGGACAGGAACGCCGGGATGAAGTACCAGAAGCGGTCCTGCGCGGCGACGATCTGCGAGGTCGACATCGAGCCGCTGTAGAGGAACACGGCGACCAGCGCGAGGCCCATGGCGATCTCGTAGGAGATGACCTGGGCGGTCGAGCGCAGACCACCGAGCAGGGGGTACGTCGACCCGGACGACCAGCCCGCGAGCACGATGCCGTAGACGCCGACCGAGGCGACGGCGAGCACGACGATGACCGCGACCGGCAGGTCGGTGACCTGCAGCGGGGTCAGGTGCCCGAACATCCAGGCCTTGTCACCGAACGGGATGATGGCGAAGGAGACGAAGGCCATCGTCGCCGAGATCAGCGGCGCGAGCGTGAACACCACCTTGTCGGCGTTGGCCGGGGTGATGTCCTCCTTGAGCATGAGCTTCGCGCCGTCGGCCAGGGTCTGCAGGAGGCCGAAGGGGCCGGTGCGGTTCGGGCCGGGACGCTGCTGCATGCGACCGATGACGCGACGCTCGAACCAGATGACGAGCAGCGTGCTCAGCAGCAGGTAGACGAACGCCATCAGCGCCTTGACCAGCGACAGCCACCAGGGGGTGTCGGTGAAGTCGGCCTTCGGCGCCTCCACGCCCGGCAGCGTCGGGAGCGACGAGACCAGGGTGGGGGCGAGGGTGGCGAGCTGGGACATCAGCGAGCCTCCTGCTGGTGGGTGGCCGTCGGCCGGGTCGCCGTCGGCAGGGTCGCGGTGGGCACGGCGGCGCCGGCGACGCGGGTGACGGTGACGGGGTCGCCCCCCACCGCGCCGAGGGTGGCCCGGACGGCGCAGCCGGCGCTGTTGGTGGGCAGCCACACGACGCCGGGCACGAGGTCGTCGGTGAGGAGGGCCGGCACGCGCACGCGTCCGCTCCCCCGGCCGGTGGTGACCTCGACGACGTCGCCGTCGGCCACGCCGAGGGCGGCCGCGTCGGTCGGCGAGAGCCGGGCGACGGCGCGCGGCGCCGTCCCGGCCAGGTGCGGCTCGCCGTCCTGCATCCGGCCCTTGTCGAGCAGGGTGGCCCAGGTCGCGAGGACGAGCTGGCCCTCGGCCGGGGCGGCGGGCGCCGGCGCGTGGCCGTCGGTGAGGACGGGACGCTCGCCCGACCACGGACCGAGCGCCTCGAACTGCGCGTGGATCTGCGCCTGGGTGCGCGTCTCGAGGAAGACGTTCATCTCCGAGGCGAGCATGTCCAGGACCCGGTGGTCGCTGAGCGCGTTGGTCTCGAGCGCCGCCGCGAAGGGCCGGAGGCGACCCTCCCAGTCGACGAACGTGCCGGCCTTCTCGGCGGTCGGCGCGACCGGGAGGACGACGTCGGCGACCTCGGTCACCGCGGAGCGACGGACCTCGAGCGAGACGACGAACGTCTTGGCCAGCGCCTCCTCGATGCCCGGCTGCGCCAGGTCGTCGGGGTCGACGCCGCCGACGACGAGGGCGTCGACCGCCCCCCGGCAGGCCGCGGCGACGATGCCGGCCGTGTCGCGCGCCGGCGAGTCCGGCAGCCCGACGACGTCCCACACCTCGGCGACCTGCGCGCGGGCGGCGGTGTCGGTGACGAGGCGTCCGCCCGGCAGCAGCGAGCCGAGCGCGCCGGTCTCCAGCGCACCCCGCTCGCCCGAGCGGCGCGGCACCCACGCGAGGCGCGCGCCGGTGCGGGTCGCCAGCTCGGCGGCCGCGGTGAGCGCCCCCGGCACGGTGGCCAGGCGCTCGCCGACGAGGATGACCCCGCCGTCGGCGAGGGCGGCCTCGGCGGCCGCCCCGGCCTCGGTGACGCCGAGCGCGGTGAGGGCCACGGCCTCCTGGCCGGGAACCGTCGGCACCAGCGAACCGTTGAGCTTGCGCAGGCCCCGCGAGGTGTACGGCGCGATCGCCGTGACCTTCTGGGCGTGGCGACGGACCGCCTTGCGCAGGCGCAGGAAGACGATCGGGCTCTCGTCCTCGGGCTCGAACCCGACGAGCAGGACGGCCGGGGCGTGCTCGAGGTCGTCGTACGTGATCCCGCCGGCGTCGGGGCCGGTCGAGACGACGTGCGCGGCGAGGAAGTCGGCCTCCTCGGCCGAGTGCGGCCGGGCGCGGAAGTCGATGTCGTTGGTCTGCAGGGCGATCCGCGCGAACTTGCCGTAGGCGTAGGCGTCCTCGGCGGTGCCGCGGCCGCCGACGAGCACGCCTGCGGCCTTGGCCCGGCGCAGCCCGGCGGCGGCGACCTCGAGGGCCTCCGGCCACCCGGCGGCCCGCAGCTGGCCGTCCTCGTCGCGCACCAGCGGGGTCTCGAGACGGTCGGCGAGGGTCGGCCACTGGAAGGCCCAGCGACCCTTGTCGCAGTTCCACTCCTCGTTGACCGCCGGGTCGTCCAGCGCCATCCGGCGCAGCACGACGCCGCGGCGGTGGTCGGTGCGCAGCGAGCACCCGGAGGCGCAGCCCTCGCACACCGTCGGCGTGGAGATGAGGTCGAACGGGCGCGAGCGGAAGCGGTACGCCGCCCCGGTGAGCGCGCCGACCGGGCAGATCTGGACGGTGTTGCCGGAGAAGTAGCTCTCGAAGGGCTGCTCCTCGTAGATGCCGACCTGCTGCAGCGCCCCGCGCTCGACGAGGGCGATGAACGGGTCACCGGCGATCTGGTCGGAGAAGCGGGTGCAGCGGGCGCACAGCACGCAGCGCTCGCGGTCGAGCAGCACCTGGGCCGAGATGTGGATCGGCTTGGGGTAGGTGCGCTTGACGTCCTCGAACCGCGACACCGCGCGGCCGTTGCTCATCGCCTGGTTCTGCAGGGGGCACTCGCCGCCCTTGTCGCAGACGGGGCAGTCGAGCGGGTGGTTGATGAGCAGCAGCTCCATGACGCCGTGCTGCGCCTTGTCGGCGACCGGGCTGGTGTTCTGCGTCTTGACCGCCATGCCCTCGGACACCGTGATGGTGCACGAGGCCTGCGGCTTGGGCATCGGGCGCAGCGAGCCGTCGGGGCCCGGGGTCGCGACCTCGACGAGGCACTGGCGGCAGGCGCCGACCGGCTCCAGCAGCGGGTGGTCGCAGAAGCGCGGGATCTGGATCCCCACCTCCTCGGCGGCCCGGATGACCAGGGTGCCCTTGGGCACCGAGACGGGGATGCCGTCGATGGTCACGGCGACGCCGTCGGCGACCGCCGGCGCCTGGGCGTTGCCGCCGGTGCTCACCGAGTTGCCGCCGGACGACGGGCTGTTCGTCGTCGGGCCCACCGCGGGCGAGACGGGTGTCGTCGTCATGCGGACGCGGTCTCCTTGCTGGTCGAGCCGGCGAAGTACACCGACGCGTCACGGTCGAACGGGCAGCCGTCGACGTCGAGGTGCGCCTCGTACTCCTCGCGGAAGTACTGCAGGCTGCTGGTGATCGGCGAGGTGGCACCGTCACCGAGGGCGCAGAACGAGCGGCCGAGGATGTTGTCGCAGATGTCGAGCAGCTTGTCGAAGTCGGCGCGCGAGGCGGCGCCGGCCGGGCCGTGCTCGAGGCGCTCGAGGATCTGCGCCAGCCACCACGTTCCCTCGCGGCACGGCGTGCACTTGCCGCAGGACTCGTGCTTGTAGAAGTCGGTCCACCGCTCGACGGCGCGCACGACGCAGGTCGTCTCGTCGAAGATCTGCAGCGCGCGGGTGCCGAGCATCGAGCCCGCCGCGCCGACCGACTCGAAGTCGAGCGGCACGTCGAGGTGCTCGTCGGTGAAGAGCGGCGTCGAGGAGCCGCCCGGGGTCCAGAACTTCAGCCGCTTGCCCTCGCGCATCCCGCCGGCGAGGTCGAGCAGCTCGCGCAGCGTGATGCCGAGCGGGGCCTCGAACTGGCCGGGGCGGGTGACGTGGCCGGAGAGGCTGAAGATGCCGAAGCCGGTCGACTTCTCGGTACCCATGGCCTTGAACCAGTCCGAGCCGTGCAGCAGCAGCGGCGGGACCGACGCGATCGACTCGACGTTGTTGACGACCGTCGGGCGCGCGTAGAGGCCGGCGACGGCCGGGAACGGCGGCTTGAGGCGCGGCTGGCCGCGACGGCCCTCGAGCGAGTCGAGCAGGGCCGTCTCCTCGCCGCAGATGTAGGCGCCGGCGCCGGCGTGCACGGTGACGTCGAGGTCGAAGCCCGAGCCGTGGATGTTCTTGCCGAGGTGGCCGGCGGCGTACGCCTCCTCCACCGCGCGCAGCAGGCGGCGGTACACGTGCACGAGCTCGCCGCGCAGGTAGATGAAGGCGTGGTCGCAGCCGATGGCGTACGACGTGATGGCGACGCCCTCGATGAGGAAGTGGGGGGCCGCCATCATCAGCGGCGTGTCCTTGCACGTGCCGGGCTCGGACTCGTCGGCGTTGACGACGAGGTAGCGCGGGCCGCCGTCCGGCGGGGGCAGGAAGCCCCACTTCATGCCGGTCGGGAAGCCGGCGCCGCCGCGGCCGCGCAGGCCGGAGTCCTTGGTCAGGGCGACGAGGTCGGCCTGGGACATCCCCAGGGCCTTCTTCAGGGCGTCGTACCCCTCGTGGTCCTCGTAGGTCGCGAGGGTCCAGGACTGCGGGTGGTCCCAGAACTTCGTGAGGATCGGGGTCAGCCGGGTGCTCACTGCTCGCCCTCCTTGCGGGTCGAGGTGGCCTCGCCGGGCTTCTCGTCCGGCGCGTTGGCGTGCGAGTCGGTCGACTCGCGCAGGCCGTGGGCGAGGCCGCCGGCCTCACCGACGGGCGACGCGTCCTGGGCGGCGTGCTCGCGCGCCTCGTCGGCGGACGCCGGGGCGCTCCAGCCGCGCTCGTGGGCGATCTTCAGACCGAGGACCGAGGCCGGCCCGGCCCCGACGCCCTCGTCCGCGCGCCCGTCGAGGAAGCCCGCGAGGACCCGCGAGACCTGCTTGAAGGTCGCGACCGTGTCGGCGCCGCGGGTGGGGACGACCTCGCGGCCGGCCTGCAGGTCGTCGACGAGGCGGGTCGCGGACTCGGGCGTCTGGTTGTCGAAGAACTCCCAGTTGGCCATGACCACCGGGGCGTAGTCGCACGCCGCGTTGCACTCGACGCGCTCGAGGGTGATCTTCCCGTCGGGCGTCGTCTCGTCGTGGCCCACCCCGAGGTGCTCGGACAGGCGCTCCCAGATGAGGTCGCCGCCCATGATCGCGCACAGCGTGTTGGTGCAGACCCCGACGGTGTAGTCGCCGTTGGGGTGGCGCTTGTACTGCGTGTAGAACGTCGCCACGCCGCTGACCTCGGCCGTCTCCAGCTCGAGCAGGTCGGCGCAGAGCGCGATCCCGCGACCGGAGACGTAGCCGTCCTCGGACTGCACGAGGTGCAGCAGCGGCAGCAGCGCCGAGCGCTTGATCGGGTAGCGCGCGATGACCTGGGCGGCGTCGGCGCGCAGCCGGGCCTCGGTCGCGGCGTCGTACGGCGCCTTGCTCTCGGCCGGGACGCGCAGGTGGCCCTCGGCGGTCTGCGGGGTGTGGAGATCGGACGCGGACATCAGCGGTCCACCCCTCCCATGACGGGGTCGATCGAGGCGACGGCGACGATGACGTCGGCGATCTGGCCGCCCTCGCACATCGCGGCCGTGGCCTGCAGGTTGTTGAAGGACGGGTCGCGGAAGTGCGCGCGGTAGGGGCGCGTGCCGCCGTCGGAGACCAGGTGGCAGCCGAGCTCGCCCTTGGCGCTCTCGACGGCCGCGTAGGCCTGGCCGGGCGGGACGCGGAAGCCCTCGGTCACCAGCTTGAAGTGGTGGATGAGGGACTCCATCGACTCGCCCATGATCTCGCGGATGTGGTCCAGAGAGTTGCCCTGGCCGTCCGACATGACGGCGAGCTGGGCCGGCCAGGCGATCTTCTTGTCCTGGACCATGACCGGCTGGCCGGCGGTGGCCTCGAGGCGCGGGATCGTCTGCTCGATGATCTTCAGCGACTCGTGGATCTCGTCGATGCGGATCCGCAGTCGCCCGTAGGCGTCGCAGCTGTCGCGGGTGATGACGTCGAAGTCGTACGTCTCGTAGCCGCAGTACGGCTCGGCCTTGCGCAGGTCGTGCGGCAGGCCGGTCGAGCGCAGCACGGGACCGGTGATCCCGAGGGCCATGCACCCGGTGAGGTCGAGGTAGCCCACGTCGACGGTGCGGCCCCGCAGGACCGGGTTCTCGGTGAGGAGCAGCTCGAACTCGTGCAGGCCGCCGCGCACGCCCTCGACCATGTCGCGGATCTCGGAGACCACGCCGTTGGGCAGGTCCTGCGCCACGCCGCCGGGGCGGATGTAGGCGTTGTTCATCCGCAGGCCGGTGATGAGCTCGATGACCTTGAGGATGCGCTCGCGCTCGCGGAAGCCGACGGTCATGACCGTCGTCGCGCCGAGCTCCATGCCGCCGGTGCCCATCGCCACGAAGTGGGAGCTGATCCGGGTCAGCTCCATCATGAGGACGCGGATGATGCTCGCCCGCTCCGGGACCTGGTCGGTGATGCCGAGGAGCTTCTCGATGGCCAGGCAGTAGGCCGTCTCCTGGAACATCGGCGTGAGGTAGTCCATGCGGGTGCAGAACGTCACGCCCTGGGTCCAGGTGCGGAACTCCATGTTCTTCTCGATGCCGGTGTGCAGGTAGCCGATCCCCGCTCGGGTCTCGGTCACCGTCTCGCCGTCGAGCTCGAGGATGAGCCGCAGGACGCCGTGGGTCGACGGGTGCTGCGGGCCCATGTTGACGACGATGCGCTCGTCGTGCAGGGCCGCGGCCTCCTCGACGAGGTCGTCCCAGTCGCCGCCGGACGCGTTGTAGACGCGCGCGCCCTCGGTGTCGTCCGACCCGGTGGCGGCGTAGGGGTCGCCGTACCCGTCGGTGGTCTCGTTGGTGCTGCTGGTGGTGGTCATCAGGAGTACGACCTCCGCTGGTCCGGCGGTGGGATGGTGGCGCCCTTGTACTCGACGGGGATGCCGCCGAGCGGGTAGTCCTTGCGCTGCGGGTGGCCCGGCCAGTCGTCGGGCATGAGGATCCGGGTCAGGGCCGGGTGGCCGTCGAACTGGATCCCGAACATGTCCCACGTCTCCCGCTCGTGCCAGTCGTTGGCCGGGTAGACCTCGACGATC includes these proteins:
- a CDS encoding NADH-quinone oxidoreductase subunit D; this translates as MTTTSSTNETTDGYGDPYAATGSDDTEGARVYNASGGDWDDLVEEAAALHDERIVVNMGPQHPSTHGVLRLILELDGETVTETRAGIGYLHTGIEKNMEFRTWTQGVTFCTRMDYLTPMFQETAYCLAIEKLLGITDQVPERASIIRVLMMELTRISSHFVAMGTGGMELGATTVMTVGFRERERILKVIELITGLRMNNAYIRPGGVAQDLPNGVVSEIRDMVEGVRGGLHEFELLLTENPVLRGRTVDVGYLDLTGCMALGITGPVLRSTGLPHDLRKAEPYCGYETYDFDVITRDSCDAYGRLRIRIDEIHESLKIIEQTIPRLEATAGQPVMVQDKKIAWPAQLAVMSDGQGNSLDHIREIMGESMESLIHHFKLVTEGFRVPPGQAYAAVESAKGELGCHLVSDGGTRPYRAHFRDPSFNNLQATAAMCEGGQIADVIVAVASIDPVMGGVDR
- a CDS encoding NADH-quinone oxidoreductase subunit G translates to MTTTPVSPAVGPTTNSPSSGGNSVSTGGNAQAPAVADGVAVTIDGIPVSVPKGTLVIRAAEEVGIQIPRFCDHPLLEPVGACRQCLVEVATPGPDGSLRPMPKPQASCTITVSEGMAVKTQNTSPVADKAQHGVMELLLINHPLDCPVCDKGGECPLQNQAMSNGRAVSRFEDVKRTYPKPIHISAQVLLDRERCVLCARCTRFSDQIAGDPFIALVERGALQQVGIYEEQPFESYFSGNTVQICPVGALTGAAYRFRSRPFDLISTPTVCEGCASGCSLRTDHRRGVVLRRMALDDPAVNEEWNCDKGRWAFQWPTLADRLETPLVRDEDGQLRAAGWPEALEVAAAGLRRAKAAGVLVGGRGTAEDAYAYGKFARIALQTNDIDFRARPHSAEEADFLAAHVVSTGPDAGGITYDDLEHAPAVLLVGFEPEDESPIVFLRLRKAVRRHAQKVTAIAPYTSRGLRKLNGSLVPTVPGQEAVALTALGVTEAGAAAEAALADGGVILVGERLATVPGALTAAAELATRTGARLAWVPRRSGERGALETGALGSLLPGGRLVTDTAARAQVAEVWDVVGLPDSPARDTAGIVAAACRGAVDALVVGGVDPDDLAQPGIEEALAKTFVVSLEVRRSAVTEVADVVLPVAPTAEKAGTFVDWEGRLRPFAAALETNALSDHRVLDMLASEMNVFLETRTQAQIHAQFEALGPWSGERPVLTDGHAPAPAAPAEGQLVLATWATLLDKGRMQDGEPHLAGTAPRAVARLSPTDAAALGVADGDVVEVTTGRGSGRVRVPALLTDDLVPGVVWLPTNSAGCAVRATLGAVGGDPVTVTRVAGAAVPTATLPTATRPTATHQQEAR
- the nuoF gene encoding NADH-quinone oxidoreductase subunit NuoF, with the translated sequence MSTRLTPILTKFWDHPQSWTLATYEDHEGYDALKKALGMSQADLVALTKDSGLRGRGGAGFPTGMKWGFLPPPDGGPRYLVVNADESEPGTCKDTPLMMAAPHFLIEGVAITSYAIGCDHAFIYLRGELVHVYRRLLRAVEEAYAAGHLGKNIHGSGFDLDVTVHAGAGAYICGEETALLDSLEGRRGQPRLKPPFPAVAGLYARPTVVNNVESIASVPPLLLHGSDWFKAMGTEKSTGFGIFSLSGHVTRPGQFEAPLGITLRELLDLAGGMREGKRLKFWTPGGSSTPLFTDEHLDVPLDFESVGAAGSMLGTRALQIFDETTCVVRAVERWTDFYKHESCGKCTPCREGTWWLAQILERLEHGPAGAASRADFDKLLDICDNILGRSFCALGDGATSPITSSLQYFREEYEAHLDVDGCPFDRDASVYFAGSTSKETASA
- the nuoE gene encoding NADH-quinone oxidoreductase subunit NuoE translates to MSASDLHTPQTAEGHLRVPAESKAPYDAATEARLRADAAQVIARYPIKRSALLPLLHLVQSEDGYVSGRGIALCADLLELETAEVSGVATFYTQYKRHPNGDYTVGVCTNTLCAIMGGDLIWERLSEHLGVGHDETTPDGKITLERVECNAACDYAPVVMANWEFFDNQTPESATRLVDDLQAGREVVPTRGADTVATFKQVSRVLAGFLDGRADEGVGAGPASVLGLKIAHERGWSAPASADEAREHAAQDASPVGEAGGLAHGLRESTDSHANAPDEKPGEATSTRKEGEQ
- the nuoK gene encoding NADH-quinone oxidoreductase subunit NuoK, which translates into the protein MNLIWYIYLSAILFAIGGATVLLRRNAIIVFMGVELMLNATNLAFVTFARIHGSLDGQVIALFVMVVAAAEVVVGLAIIMAIFRARRSASVDDANLLKL
- the nuoH gene encoding NADH-quinone oxidoreductase subunit NuoH, which produces MSQLATLAPTLVSSLPTLPGVEAPKADFTDTPWWLSLVKALMAFVYLLLSTLLVIWFERRVIGRMQQRPGPNRTGPFGLLQTLADGAKLMLKEDITPANADKVVFTLAPLISATMAFVSFAIIPFGDKAWMFGHLTPLQVTDLPVAVIVVLAVASVGVYGIVLAGWSSGSTYPLLGGLRSTAQVISYEIAMGLALVAVFLYSGSMSTSQIVAAQDRFWYFIPAFLSFAVYVVTMLGETNRLPFDLAEGEGELTGGFHTEYSSMRFAMFFLGEYINMFVVSALATTVFLGGWRAPIGISSINGGMFNEGWWGVLWFTAKLWLFIWGFVWVRGSLPRVRYDQFMRFGWKVMIPGTLVWVVVVAFIRGAQNGWFGQGTFVLGALQFQTATLFVVGIIAVLALAGAWVWDLKRAEQEEQLAARKPPTEVDPFAGGFPVPPLPGQRLVEPARPVTAGLVGSSSTPAVGAGGTSTRPIPRAKEDGRG
- a CDS encoding NADH-quinone oxidoreductase subunit J, translating into MASTGEAVAFWILGILMVVAALGLIFARKAVHAALCMAFVMVNLGVLYVMESAPFLGVVQVFVYTGAVMMLFLFVLMLVGVDSADSVVETIKGQRTWAWVLGVGLAVLMLASLRTATLPTAVGLDAVNNPADGSGGGNVSGVAQLIFGQYVWAFELTSALLITAAIGAMVLAHRERLGEKLGQREWAERRVRENKFVAGLPAPGVYARHNAVDTPALLPDGTPSALSVSRVLVSRDQVSRPDDYHAAEAAIEAEIEEGITR
- the nuoI gene encoding NADH-quinone oxidoreductase subunit NuoI, whose protein sequence is MTFATQFRKVLTEEYPEKPRPTAPRYHGRHQLNRHPDGLEKCVGCELCAWACPADAILVEGANNDDTPISEGGQGRFSPGERYGRVYQINYLRCIFCGLCIEACPTRALTMTNDYELADDNRADLIFTKDQLLAPVQQGMLPAPHPMVTGMEERDYYQGKVTAASDEQRTWVAEHADEVTGLVGTEPAKPTDSAASRRRS